The following coding sequences are from one Triticum aestivum cultivar Chinese Spring chromosome 5A, IWGSC CS RefSeq v2.1, whole genome shotgun sequence window:
- the LOC123107556 gene encoding noroxomaritidine synthase 2, translated as MAFSFLPELVISIVVVHVVIVGLYYIKSSKNPLLPVSWPVVGILPSMVVNLHRLHHYISFDLLTPSGHSLKVAIASIRMFITCDPTNIQYIFSSNHTNYPKGEDYAEIFDMTRGSLFSADGESSRRERANYQSVLSNPLLVGLMTKCCHDKVEKSLLPFMDHMVRTNTHVDMNDMLMRLVFDLYATTIFSVDPAYLSLDMPSVHVANAMDTVMEVGFVRHIVPAFFWKVMRRLNIGPERKLAAAQAVFRGFIMDMITERRKKGHIIGQEVHIDVLSNYVNDKNYNDDLLQATLITYMIAGRDTIGTTLPWVVYNLAKNPHIVSSIRNELAPIMSRKAAIAGAVTMMTFEPEEVRPLVYLQATLLETLRLYPPIPIERRSVVSTDVMPSGHVVCAQDIILVSIYSVGRMESVWGSDCLEYRPERWLSNDGRQLRYVPSNKFPAFNSGARLCLGKDIAIMQMKIIIVAIVCNFDVKMVDGQAIDTKLSCLLQMKNGLKVNLSKVQM; from the coding sequence ATGGCATTCTCGTTCCTGCCAGAACTAGTCATCTCCATAGTTGTGGTACATGTAGTTATTGTAGGTTTATACTACATAAAGTCTAGTAAGAACCCATTGTTGCCCGTGAGCTGGCCAGTAGTAGGCATCCTCCCTTCCATGGTCGTCAACCTACACAGATTGCATCACTACATCTCCTTTGACCTCCTCACACCATCTGGCCACAGCCTAAAGGTTGCCATAGCCAGCATACGGATGTTCATAACCTGCGACCCAACAAATATCCAATACATCTTTAGCTCGAACCACACAAACTATCCCAAGGGCGAAGATTATGCCGAAATCTTTGACATGACGAGAGGCTCTCTCTTCAGCGCAGATGGCGAATCATCCCGACGGGAGCGTGCCAACTACCAGAGTGTGTTGAGCAACCCGCTGTTGGTTGGGTTGATGACTAAGTGTTGTCACGACAAGGTGGAGAAGAGTCTCCTACCCTTCATGGACCACATGGTGAGAACCAATACTcatgttgacatgaatgatatgtTGATGAGGCTTGTGTTCGACCTGTATGCCACAACCATCTTCAGCGTGGACCCCGCTTATCTGTCCCTCGACATGCCGTCGGTACACGTCGCGAACGCGATGGACACGGTCATGGAGGTGGGCTTTGTCCGTCACATTGTGCCGGCATTTTTTTGGAAGGTGATGAGGCGCCTGAACATCGGTCCGGAGAGGAAGCTCGCCGCCGCGCAAGCGGTTTTTCGCGGCTTCATCATGGACATGATcacggagaggaggaagaagggccatATTATTGGTCAAGAAGTACACATTGATGTTTTGTCTAACTATGTCAATGACAAGAACTACAATGATGATTTACTACAGGCAACACTCATTACGTATATGATCGCTGGGAGGGACACGATTGGCACTACCTTGCCATGGGTTGTCTACAACCTCGCCAAGAACCCGCACATCGTGTCAAGCATTCGCAACGAACTAGCACCCATCATGTCCCGCAAAGCAGCCATTGCTGGCGCTGTCACGATGATGACATTTGAGCCAGAAGAGGTTAGACCCCTAGTCTACCTGCAAGCCACCTTGTTGGAGACACTCAGGTTGTACCCGCCGATCCCTATCGAGCGCAGGTCGGTGGTATCCACTGATGTGATGCCGAGTGGCCATGTTGTTTGTGCCCAGGACATCATCCTCGTCTCTATCTACTCCGTCGGTAGAATGGAGTCTGTTTGGGGGTCCGACTGTCTGGAGTATAGACCTGAGAGGTGGCTCTCTAATGATGGACGTCAACTGCGATACGTACCCTCGAACAAGTTCCCAGCATTTAACTCAGGGGCAAGGTTGTGCCTTGGCAAGGACATTGCAATCATGCAGATGAAGATCATCATCGTTGCTATCGTGTGTAACTTTGATGTGAAAATGGTTGATGGACAAGCCATCGACACGAAGTTGTCATGTCTTCTACAAATGAAGAATGGGCTTAAGGTGAACTTGAGTAAAGTACAAATGTAA